The Paucidesulfovibrio gracilis DSM 16080 genomic interval CCTTTCTGCAAGAAAGGGTTGCCCCTCGCAAACGTATTGAACTTTTTGCCTCCGGCGATCGGGTGGCGTGGATCGTTTCTTTTATCCTGCCGACGGAGTATGGTATATGATGTTGATCAAGTGCCAATGAGTGAGACAAGGAGTCTGAGTGATGCATATGGTCCGGCTACTTTATGCCAGTCGTCCTTCCGAGGATTTTTGTTCTCGGGATTTGGATGATATTCTTGAGGAATCGCGCAAGCTGAATAAGCGAGACCACATCACGGGAGTGTTGTGTCATTCGGAAACGTCGTTTTTGCAGTGGATCGAGGGACCGCGGGAGAGCGTGAACGCGTTGTATAATCGGCTGCAACGCCACCCCAAACATACGGATTTGCTTTTGCTGGAATATGCGTACATCCACCGCCGGGATTTCGCGGATTGGAGCATGGCGGCTGTGGCCACGGACAATATCCCATTGAATCTTTTGCAGCGGTTCACGGTGCTGGAGCGTTATGACCCCTTTACCATGAGCGGTGACGCGGCGCGGATTTTTTTGTTGGATGTTTCACGTGAGGGATTGCCTCAAGCCGATGGGCAGGGCTGATTCCTGTCAGGAAACAACAGCGGACCATGTTGCTGATCCGCTGTTGTGGATGATGGGGCATACCTGGAGTTGTTATTCAAACAGGGGGGCATAGTCCCCATAGCCTTCCGCCTCCAGATCTTCTTTTGGGATAAACCGGAGTGCCGCGGAATTGATGCAGTAGCGCATTCCTGTGGGGTTCGGGCCATCGTCGAACACATGGCCGAGGTGGTTGTCGCCCTGGCGACTGCGTACCTCGGTGCGTACGCTGAGCAGCTTGCGGTCCTCGTGGGTTGTGATGTTTTCTTTTTCCAGAGGTTGGGTGAAGCTGGGCCAGCCCGTGCCGGAATCGAACTTGTGCGTGGAGCTGAACAGCGGTTCGCCGGATACGCGGTCCACGTAGATTCCTGGTGCGTGGTTATCCCAGTATTCGTTATCAAAGGGCGGTTCGGTTCCTTCCTCCTGGGTCACCTTGAATTGCAGGGGCGTGAGCCGGCAGCGCAATTCCTCTTGGGAGGGCTTTGCGGGGTTCGTGCCGAGAACAGGCTCCATGCTATCCTTCTTGTCCCCCCAGACGTTGCGGAGAAACGCGTCCCGTCCGGAACTGCATCTATAGGAGCGGTAGCGTGTGCTGTTTCGCTCGTGGTAGCCCTGGTGGTATGCTTCGGCCTCGTAAAATGTACCGAGAGGCAGGATGGGCGTGACCACGGGGCTTTTCAGAATGCCCGAGTCCTCCAGCCGCGACTTGGATTCCTCGGCGAGCTGGCGCTGTTGTTCATCCTGATAAAAAATGGCCGAGGCGTATTGCCCGCCTCGATCCACAAAGGAACCGCCGTCGTCCGTGGGATCCACGTGCCGCCAGAACCAATCCAGCAAGAAGGAATAGCTCACCTTTTCAGGATCATACCAGACCTGGACGGCCTCCATGTGTCCTGTTTGGCCGGAACAAACCTCTTCGTATCCCGGGTCCGGAGTCTGTCCGCCCGTGTACCCGGAGATGACGCCCACCACTCCTGGGATTTTTTCGAAATCCGCTTCCGTGCACCAGAAACATCCTCCGGCGAACACTGCTGTCCGCAGGGACTCCCGGTTTGGGATGCGTTCGGCAAAAGCGGCCCGCGCCGTACCTCGGAACGGGGTCATGCCCAGCGAGCCAATGGCCAGCACACCCAACGCCAGGCTGGTTGCGATCAAGTTTTTCATGGTTCCTCCATGTTGTTGGAGATTGACGGTAAAAGAATAATAACTATTTTTATTTGGTCAATGCCCGGCAGCCGAGACAGTACGCCCGACACGACGCACCGCGCCCATGCATGGGGTGAACGGGGATGGATTATAATTTCGTTGTTCTTTATCAAGGGATTTCGATTTGTTCGGCTGTGCTCTGCGCATGGGGAATGGACATTGATCCCTGTTGCAGATATCAAATAGAAGGCAATCCCCGTTTACAGTCTCATGAAAAATCAAAAACGCAGGCTGGTTTCAGAGGGTGGAGCGCAACGGATGCAAGAAGTTCCAGGGCGATGCGGAGATTTGCTACGCAGATAAGAGCGTTTTTGAGCAAGGCAGCAGACCGGTTTCGCCGCAGTCTGCAACGCGGGAGAATGGCTCATGTTCCTACGGAATGATCGTTTTGGTCGTTGCTTATCGCGGTTTTTTTTCATGGCGCTTATCGCGGCCGCATGCGCGTTGGGCTGGGCCGGGCAAGGGATTGCCTTGGATAAACTCACGGTCTATACCGAAACCGCCGCGTTTGTGGACTGGATCCACGTTGTACCCGATGTGCCGCTGACGCCGGACAATCCGCCTACGGAATTCACGGCCGTGGTGCGCAAGCCCGGAAAACTCAAGGGTTTTGGACTGCCTGTCCGTTTGGCGGACCGGGTCCGCATCACGCTGGTGGCGCCGTATACCTGGCGGGTGGAAAAGGACGGGAAGAGCGTGGATATCAACACGCGCAACAAAATCCATTTTTCACATTACCCCAAATTCCGTGACGAGTAACGCCTCATGACGCAGACACCGACACCACTTCCCACGGATTCCGGGGAATCCGTCTTCATCGCCCGGCAGCCCATCTTTACGGCGGAGCAAAAAGTCTGGGGCTACGAATTGTTGTTCCGTTCCTCGGCAACGGCGAACACTGCCGGGGTGTTGGATGATGATCTGGCCACGTCCCAGGTCATTGCGGACGGATTCACCCTGGCACGGCCCGGGCTGAGCCAGGGGCAACGCGTTTTGATCAACTTTCCCGAGCGGCTTCTTTTGGAAGAAGCCCCCATGGCACTGCCGCCGAGCCTCTGCGTGGTGGAGGTGTTGGAAACCGTCACGCCCTCCCAGGAAGTGCTTGAGATCATCAAACGGCTTAAGTCCGAGGGCTACACCGTGGCCATGGACGACTATATCGGGGAAGCCGCGCTGGATCCGTTTTTGGATTTGGCGGACATCCTCAAGGTGGACATTCTGGCGCTGGATTCCGACCCGGAACGCATCCGGCAGGCTTTGGATCGGGTCAAGGGGCGCAAGCTGCAGCTGTTGGCCGAAAAGGTCGAGAATGAGACCGTGTTTGCCCAATGCCGGGAACTCGGTTTTACCCTGTTTCAGGGATTTTTTTTCAGCAAGCCGGAAATTCTTCCGGGCCGCAAGGTTCCTGCCGGTGCCGCGGCCAAGCTCAGCCTGCTCAAGGAATTATCCAGCCCGGACTTTGAATCCTCGCGCATCGCGGAGATCATCAATACGGACCCGGCTCTTTCCTATCGGTTGTTCCGCTATGTGAATTCCGCGGCGTTTGGTTTGTCCCGCAAGGTGGAGTCCGTGCGGCACGCCGTGAACCTGATCGGCCAAAAACCGCTGGTCCACTGGCTCCAGGCCGTTATCCTCGCGGACCTCAACCCTTCGGCCCGCGCTTCGGAAGTGAGTTTTCTTTCGCTGCAACGGGCCAAGTTCATGGGAGAGCTGGCTCCGGCATTGCAGATTTCCTCCCAGACCGCGTTTACCCTGGGGTTATTTTCCATGCTGGACGCCTTGCTGCGCATCGACATGGAGCAGGTGCTGGAATCCCTGCCCCTGGAGGCGGAATTAGCGGATGTGTTGACCGGTCGCGCCCAGGGTGCGCTTCATTCCATGCTGGTCCTGGCCCGAAGCTATGAAAAGGCCGATGTACCGGCCATTGTGGAGCATTGCGAGCGGCTCGGTCTGGACCAGTCGCTTTCGGACGCGGCCTGTGTGCAGGCCATGAACTGGGTGCAGTCGGTTCTGGGCCTGGGCGAATAGCAACGAAGCGACACGAACCAAAATTACGGTCAGAAAAGCATGCTCTTGCTGGAACACCGCGACATTCGCCTCCATTTCCGCTAGACTCCAAGTCTGCCGCAAACAACGAGGGATAAGGCACGATGGAGCATACCAGTTCACGTCACGTCGAGGACGTCCGCAATCTGATTTACGAGTTGGCCCTTACCGCCTGCCGCAAGCAGGTGTTGGTTTTTTCCAAGGAATTGAAGCAGAAAATGGTCTCCATGGGCATGGAGCGGAGCGTCATTGAGGACGTGATCCGCACTGCCTTCCAGGGGTACAGCAGCATGGAGGTATTCAAGCGGGAAAGCTCGGAACGCATGCTCTCCATTCTTGACGCCTACCTGCGGCCAAGTAACCGGGGGTTCGACCCCATGGGGCGTTTGCTCATTGAATTCGGGTTGATGCGGCCGTTCAAAAAGCCGGTTTTGTACCCGGATGACTCCAGGCAGGACGAGGCCGCGCGCAAGGTCTTCACCAAAGGGGTGATTCCGCGTCCGCTGGTCCGCTACTTTCTGGTGTCGGTGCGGGGATCCATTCCCGGATTGGACGGGTTCACGGCCAAGCCCGTGATGTTCAGCGAACACAACGAAGCCATGCAGGAGCGCCGCGAAGACCTCGGCAGTCTCGTGGAGGAATACACCGTGGAATTCAATTTCGGGAAAACCACCACGGATTGGCGGCGCATGCTTGAAGATCCCCGCGTGCATTCCATTACCCGGGATTTTTTCAGCGACCTGTTGGAAAATATGCGCGCCCTCGGGCCGCAGCGCGTGCTCAAGATCGTGAACAACATGCAGAACAGCGACAAGGATCCGGGCGACCGCACCCGCATGAAGCGTCCCTTTGAGCTGGCCGATATCAAGCAGCTTATGGTGGCGCTGGACCGGGGCTTTCAATCCCTGGAAAAACGCATGGCCTCCCGGACCGGGGCTTAAGCCGCCCCACACGGACGAACAATCCCGCTTCGGTTCGCTGATCATGCGGCCGTGAATGTACACCGGCAACGCAAAACGCCCCTGGAACGAGGGTTCCAGGGGCGTTTTGCAATGTTTTG includes:
- a CDS encoding BLUF domain-containing protein; this translates as MHMVRLLYASRPSEDFCSRDLDDILEESRKLNKRDHITGVLCHSETSFLQWIEGPRESVNALYNRLQRHPKHTDLLLLEYAYIHRRDFADWSMAAVATDNIPLNLLQRFTVLERYDPFTMSGDAARIFLLDVSREGLPQADGQG
- the msrB gene encoding peptide-methionine (R)-S-oxide reductase MsrB, which gives rise to MKNLIATSLALGVLAIGSLGMTPFRGTARAAFAERIPNRESLRTAVFAGGCFWCTEADFEKIPGVVGVISGYTGGQTPDPGYEEVCSGQTGHMEAVQVWYDPEKVSYSFLLDWFWRHVDPTDDGGSFVDRGGQYASAIFYQDEQQRQLAEESKSRLEDSGILKSPVVTPILPLGTFYEAEAYHQGYHERNSTRYRSYRCSSGRDAFLRNVWGDKKDSMEPVLGTNPAKPSQEELRCRLTPLQFKVTQEEGTEPPFDNEYWDNHAPGIYVDRVSGEPLFSSTHKFDSGTGWPSFTQPLEKENITTHEDRKLLSVRTEVRSRQGDNHLGHVFDDGPNPTGMRYCINSAALRFIPKEDLEAEGYGDYAPLFE
- a CDS encoding EAL and HDOD domain-containing protein, producing MTQTPTPLPTDSGESVFIARQPIFTAEQKVWGYELLFRSSATANTAGVLDDDLATSQVIADGFTLARPGLSQGQRVLINFPERLLLEEAPMALPPSLCVVEVLETVTPSQEVLEIIKRLKSEGYTVAMDDYIGEAALDPFLDLADILKVDILALDSDPERIRQALDRVKGRKLQLLAEKVENETVFAQCRELGFTLFQGFFFSKPEILPGRKVPAGAAAKLSLLKELSSPDFESSRIAEIINTDPALSYRLFRYVNSAAFGLSRKVESVRHAVNLIGQKPLVHWLQAVILADLNPSARASEVSFLSLQRAKFMGELAPALQISSQTAFTLGLFSMLDALLRIDMEQVLESLPLEAELADVLTGRAQGALHSMLVLARSYEKADVPAIVEHCERLGLDQSLSDAACVQAMNWVQSVLGLGE